A DNA window from Rubripirellula tenax contains the following coding sequences:
- a CDS encoding ammonium transporter, with amino-acid sequence MFTRILKSRFQLFLLLFLALSSSAYGADESVLNSGDTAWILMATGLVLFMTIPALALFYAGLVRSKNVLSIFMQCLSLTAVMSILWIVCGYSLAFDTTGMEKDVVNLHSFIGGFGKVMMKGVTVDSMHGTIPEVLFAAFQMTFAVITPALIVGAFAERMKFSAMLAFSVLWLLVVYCPICHMTWAGDGGLYADWGVKDFAGGIVVHVTAGFAALVACLVIGPRLGYPTHLEPPHNLTMTLLGTAMLWFGWFGFNGGSQLAADGTAAMAVFVTHISASVATIVWMGIEWFKLGKPSVLGAATGAIAGLAAITPASGTVGPIGAMAIGATSGAVCFLFATKIKQRLRYDDTLDVFGVHGVGGFLGTIMCGVFAAKQFGGSGIEGGILNQVTVQLLAAVSCAIYAIIATYVILRLVQFTIGLRIDAQGEIRGLDLTEHEERGYVG; translated from the coding sequence TTGTTTACAAGAATACTGAAGAGTCGTTTCCAACTATTTCTACTGCTCTTTCTCGCCCTTAGTTCGTCGGCGTATGGTGCTGATGAATCGGTGCTGAATTCGGGCGACACGGCGTGGATTTTGATGGCGACCGGATTGGTCCTCTTTATGACGATTCCTGCGCTGGCCTTGTTTTACGCCGGACTTGTTCGATCGAAGAATGTTCTGTCGATCTTCATGCAGTGCCTTTCGCTAACGGCCGTCATGTCGATCCTTTGGATTGTCTGTGGCTACAGTCTTGCGTTTGATACAACCGGGATGGAGAAGGATGTGGTCAACCTGCACTCGTTCATCGGCGGGTTCGGGAAGGTCATGATGAAGGGAGTCACCGTCGACTCCATGCATGGGACGATTCCAGAGGTTTTGTTTGCCGCGTTTCAAATGACGTTTGCCGTCATCACTCCTGCGTTGATCGTCGGTGCGTTCGCCGAACGTATGAAGTTTTCGGCGATGCTGGCTTTCTCTGTCCTATGGTTGCTGGTTGTCTATTGTCCCATTTGCCATATGACCTGGGCGGGCGACGGCGGTTTGTACGCCGATTGGGGCGTGAAAGATTTTGCCGGCGGGATTGTGGTTCACGTTACCGCTGGATTCGCTGCGCTGGTGGCCTGTTTGGTCATCGGACCACGATTGGGGTACCCGACACATTTAGAGCCGCCACATAATTTGACGATGACCTTGCTGGGCACTGCCATGCTTTGGTTTGGGTGGTTCGGTTTCAACGGCGGAAGTCAGTTGGCGGCCGATGGGACCGCGGCGATGGCGGTTTTCGTCACGCACATCTCGGCGTCCGTGGCCACCATCGTCTGGATGGGCATCGAGTGGTTCAAACTTGGCAAGCCAAGCGTCTTGGGTGCCGCGACGGGCGCGATTGCTGGACTGGCCGCGATCACGCCGGCATCGGGAACGGTCGGACCGATTGGCGCGATGGCGATCGGTGCTACATCGGGTGCCGTTTGCTTTTTGTTTGCTACGAAAATCAAGCAGCGGCTGCGTTACGACGACACGTTGGACGTGTTCGGCGTTCACGGGGTCGGTGGCTTTCTGGGCACGATCATGTGCGGCGTCTTTGCGGCGAAGCAGTTCGGCGGCAGCGGTATCGAGGGCGGCATTTTGAACCAAGTCACGGTCCAGTTGCTCGCGGCTGTGTCGTGTGCGATTTACGCGATTATCGCCACGTATGTCATTCTACGACTGGTCCAATTCACGATCGGACTTCGCATCGACGCTCAGGGTGAAATTCGCGGGCTCGATCTCACCGAGCACGAAGAACGCGGTTACGTTGGCTAA
- a CDS encoding PH domain-containing protein: protein MGETQTMPPGQSSVARKLAPISVLFQLAALARQSIFPLLVAGWSAFQGNLWIILGLLAATSVALAFILVRYFTLRYQISDGELIVTEGWIFRKVRNVPVDRIQNVDLVQTIWHRLFHVAEVRVETASGTEPEATLRVLSLNEIDRLRGEILTRSNRTAKPESAPPAMSAGARSTDAVTSDAVASGTITSGTITSGTITSGVGNKTVLTIPTNWLVKAGLASNRGLILFGIAFGYLSQQNTRWDQQFDQLARYLPGDVWMLNPWIAIPIAIVIALLVIRLLGIAWYVLRFSGYRLDRVGEDFHVSCGLLTKVSATVPRRRIQFISIHRTPLMRMMKLASIRIETAGGAGKQREDAASTVTRRWFVPVISTDRIAEVLDEIRPGLTVDEAATDWMPASPRAGRRWLRKAVFISIAAAGIGYAVAGVGGIACGPIAGIAVAVWARKHLEVLGYHRFEDGVMFRSGAWNRKTSVTFFDRIQSLEVTTTPFDRRWSMGRLSIDTAAAGPADHTIAFPMMEIEVARQEFVVLSQHSANVSMNWA from the coding sequence ATGGGTGAAACGCAGACAATGCCGCCCGGGCAATCGTCGGTCGCCAGAAAGCTAGCGCCGATTTCTGTGCTGTTCCAATTGGCCGCACTCGCTCGACAATCAATCTTTCCGTTGCTCGTCGCGGGTTGGTCCGCGTTTCAAGGCAACCTTTGGATCATATTGGGCTTGCTGGCTGCGACGTCCGTGGCATTGGCGTTTATTTTGGTGCGGTACTTCACACTGCGATATCAAATCTCCGATGGAGAGTTGATCGTCACCGAGGGCTGGATCTTTCGCAAAGTCCGCAATGTTCCCGTAGATCGAATTCAAAACGTCGACTTGGTCCAGACGATCTGGCATCGGCTGTTCCACGTTGCCGAAGTCAGAGTCGAAACGGCAAGCGGCACAGAACCGGAAGCAACGCTGCGAGTGCTTTCGCTGAACGAAATCGATCGACTTCGGGGAGAGATTCTCACAAGGAGCAACCGAACCGCGAAGCCGGAATCGGCACCGCCCGCGATGTCCGCCGGTGCCCGATCAACGGACGCTGTCACCTCGGACGCGGTTGCGTCGGGCACGATTACGTCAGGCACGATTACGTCAGGCACGATTACGTCGGGCGTGGGGAACAAAACCGTGCTGACCATTCCCACGAATTGGTTGGTCAAAGCGGGCCTGGCCAGCAACCGCGGTTTGATCCTATTCGGCATCGCGTTCGGCTACCTGTCCCAACAAAACACACGTTGGGACCAGCAGTTCGATCAACTTGCACGTTACCTGCCCGGCGACGTTTGGATGCTGAACCCGTGGATCGCAATCCCGATCGCCATCGTGATCGCATTGCTGGTGATACGGTTGCTCGGAATCGCTTGGTACGTGCTGCGTTTTTCAGGATATCGACTTGATCGCGTCGGCGAAGACTTCCACGTTTCCTGTGGCTTGCTAACGAAAGTTTCCGCGACGGTCCCTCGACGGCGAATCCAATTCATCAGCATCCATCGCACTCCGTTGATGCGAATGATGAAGCTCGCGTCGATCCGAATCGAAACCGCAGGCGGTGCCGGCAAGCAACGCGAAGACGCCGCATCGACGGTGACGCGGCGATGGTTCGTGCCGGTGATTTCGACTGACCGAATCGCCGAAGTGCTCGACGAGATTCGCCCCGGACTTACTGTCGACGAAGCTGCAACGGATTGGATGCCCGCGTCGCCACGTGCGGGACGCCGATGGTTACGAAAAGCTGTTTTCATTTCCATTGCAGCGGCAGGGATCGGATACGCCGTCGCCGGGGTTGGGGGAATCGCATGCGGACCGATTGCGGGCATTGCCGTCGCGGTTTGGGCACGAAAACACTTAGAAGTTCTCGGCTACCACCGCTTTGAAGATGGAGTCATGTTTCGCAGCGGTGCTTGGAATCGAAAAACCAGTGTGACGTTTTTCGATCGCATCCAATCGTTGGAAGTCACGACGACTCCGTTCGATCGCCGTTGGTCGATGGGTCGGCTGTCGATCGACACCGCCGCCGCAGGGCCCGCCGACCATACGATCGCGTTTCCTATGATGGAGATCGAAGTTGCGCGACAAGAATTCGTCGTTCTGTCCCAGCACAGCGCCAACGTCTCGATGAACTGGGCCTGA
- a CDS encoding amidophosphoribosyltransferase, whose protein sequence is MSEIHHECGVAAIYHLSGRGRSPMCTEDGPRQISRLLPRMLLDIQNRGQLAAGITTFDPDQPRLLRTRKDVGTVTEVFRLNHRAKAESLMKSLAGRAAIGHVRYATCGQDDRSYAQPFERKHIHKRKWFSFCFNGQLSNYGLLKERLLADGDHHLTLDTDTEIILHELARQMSQSQSRIDWIDVLKQTTAGFDGAYSLAVLTAEGEMIVARDPLGIKPMCYVHEGPLFAAASESVALLNLGFSNEQIKSLPPGHAIIIDPEDGFRMERFAETSDPKHCFFEWVYFANVASTLDDQSVYLSRTRLGEELARAERELDRVPLDPTDTIIVPVPDTSKAAADSMAFQLSIPCREGLIRNRYAGRTFIEGGTARKAKAAAKYTPLREVLEGKRVILVEDSIVRSTTMNALLDRIRHVGGAREIHVRVACPPIIAPCFYGIDMSTIDQLIAPKYFKNGVLTDESQQRLADDLGADSLRYLPVEAIARAISKPANHLCQACVTGKYPTACGQHLYQIAMDNRGTKMDSKRTYEQLAAALLSE, encoded by the coding sequence ATGAGCGAAATCCATCACGAATGTGGTGTTGCGGCCATTTACCACCTCTCCGGTCGCGGTCGCAGCCCGATGTGTACCGAAGATGGACCTCGCCAAATCAGCCGATTGTTGCCGCGGATGTTGCTGGATATCCAGAACCGCGGACAGCTTGCAGCCGGCATCACGACGTTTGACCCGGATCAACCGAGGCTCTTGCGAACTCGCAAAGACGTCGGAACCGTGACCGAAGTCTTCCGGCTGAACCATCGCGCCAAAGCCGAATCGTTGATGAAGTCGTTGGCCGGACGCGCGGCGATCGGCCACGTCCGATATGCCACGTGCGGGCAAGACGATCGCAGTTACGCGCAACCGTTCGAACGAAAACACATTCACAAACGCAAATGGTTCAGTTTCTGTTTTAACGGGCAATTGTCGAATTACGGTTTGCTGAAAGAACGTCTGCTCGCAGACGGCGATCACCATCTGACGCTTGATACGGATACTGAAATCATTCTGCACGAGTTGGCTCGTCAGATGAGCCAGTCTCAATCGCGAATCGATTGGATCGATGTTCTGAAGCAAACGACGGCCGGCTTCGACGGCGCATATTCGTTGGCGGTTTTGACGGCTGAAGGCGAGATGATCGTCGCGCGAGATCCATTGGGCATCAAGCCGATGTGTTACGTCCATGAAGGCCCCCTGTTTGCCGCAGCAAGCGAGAGCGTCGCGCTGTTGAATTTGGGTTTCAGCAACGAACAGATCAAATCGTTACCGCCCGGACACGCGATCATCATCGATCCCGAAGACGGGTTTCGAATGGAACGGTTCGCCGAAACATCGGATCCAAAGCATTGTTTCTTTGAATGGGTCTACTTCGCCAACGTCGCCAGCACGCTGGACGATCAAAGCGTCTATCTGAGTCGAACTCGTTTGGGCGAAGAGCTGGCCAGAGCCGAACGCGAACTCGATCGCGTGCCGCTTGATCCGACGGACACCATCATCGTGCCTGTGCCCGACACCAGCAAAGCGGCGGCCGACTCGATGGCTTTCCAGTTGTCGATTCCGTGTCGCGAGGGGTTGATCCGAAATCGATACGCCGGTCGGACTTTCATCGAAGGCGGCACCGCGCGGAAGGCCAAAGCGGCGGCCAAGTACACGCCGCTGCGAGAAGTCTTGGAAGGAAAACGCGTCATCTTGGTCGAGGACTCGATCGTCCGCAGCACGACCATGAACGCGTTGTTGGATCGGATTCGCCACGTCGGTGGTGCCCGAGAGATTCACGTCCGCGTGGCCTGTCCGCCGATCATCGCGCCGTGTTTCTATGGCATCGACATGAGTACGATCGATCAATTGATCGCGCCAAAGTACTTTAAGAACGGAGTGTTGACGGACGAATCCCAACAGCGACTGGCCGACGACTTGGGTGCAGACTCGCTGAGGTATTTACCCGTCGAAGCGATCGCTCGTGCGATCAGCAAACCCGCCAACCACCTTTGCCAAGCGTGCGTGACGGGCAAGTATCCGACCGCGTGCGGCCAACATCTTTATCAAATCGCGATGGATAATCGCGGCACTAAAATGGACAGCAAGCGAACGTACGAGCAGTTGGCAGCCGCACTGTTGTCCGAATAG
- a CDS encoding PH domain-containing protein — MEISELNHAHDDSLQPFESLSLNQLRLTRWIGGLSAALISVLAIGALAVAYSVRPQIDGPFSIAVLLVALLVATSIGLGYVFPGLAYRRTSWRLSLQGLEIRRGVWWRHQIVVPQSRIQHSDIEQGPLQRHFDLSTLIVHTAGTKNSSVSLEGIRHETAEQLREALISQRLSRGVNESTSQHG, encoded by the coding sequence ATGGAAATATCTGAGTTGAATCACGCCCATGATGACAGCCTCCAGCCCTTCGAATCGCTGTCTCTGAACCAATTGAGACTGACTCGATGGATCGGCGGGTTGTCCGCCGCCTTGATTTCGGTATTGGCAATCGGCGCTTTAGCGGTGGCGTACTCTGTTCGACCCCAGATCGACGGTCCGTTTTCGATTGCTGTGCTGTTGGTCGCATTACTAGTCGCCACCTCGATCGGACTGGGTTACGTTTTTCCAGGGCTAGCGTACCGGCGAACGAGCTGGCGTTTGAGCTTGCAGGGACTTGAAATTCGACGAGGCGTTTGGTGGCGACACCAGATTGTCGTACCCCAGTCACGAATCCAGCACAGCGATATCGAACAGGGGCCGCTCCAACGGCATTTCGACCTCTCGACGCTGATTGTTCACACGGCCGGCACCAAAAACTCTTCGGTGTCGCTGGAAGGAATTCGACATGAAACCGCCGAGCAACTTCGCGAAGCTCTGATTTCCCAGCGACTCTCTCGCGGCGTCAACGAGAGTACGTCTCAACATGGGTGA
- the proB gene encoding glutamate 5-kinase, which produces MNQRPTTSVQARRDAIDGAQCVVVKVGTRVLTGPDGKLDRRRIDVLSGALCRIADTGRQVLMVSSGAVGAGLGKLGLEHRPTGLSQLQAIAAIGQTDLIQAYETALSAQGRHAAQVLLTAADLRRRKGYLNVRNALRQIHAFGAIAVINENDSVAVSELKTTFGDNDRLAAQVAGLLVDAIVIILSDIEGLFDGHPNDKASRRIDVVDSIDETVLGFADDKKSNSSKGGMASKLKAAELATSHGHPVIIAPGRDDDVLDKIFAGEPIGTLFLPLENNIRGRRRWIGAAAHLGGSLQLDAGAANALINRGSSLLAVGVTGVVGSFGAGSIVAMLDPDGKEIARGLCNYRSSDVLKILGQPSDRISDLLGKSSYENVVHRDNLVLS; this is translated from the coding sequence ATGAATCAACGCCCCACCACGTCTGTCCAAGCCCGCCGCGATGCCATCGACGGCGCCCAGTGTGTGGTCGTCAAAGTTGGCACCCGAGTACTGACGGGCCCCGACGGAAAACTGGATCGACGCCGGATCGATGTCCTTTCCGGTGCGCTGTGCCGAATCGCCGATACGGGTCGCCAAGTGTTGATGGTCAGCAGCGGCGCAGTCGGCGCAGGGCTGGGAAAACTGGGGCTTGAACATCGGCCGACGGGGCTGTCCCAGCTGCAAGCGATCGCGGCCATCGGGCAAACCGATTTGATCCAAGCCTACGAGACCGCGTTATCCGCCCAAGGTCGACACGCCGCCCAGGTCTTGTTGACGGCGGCCGATTTGCGCCGTCGGAAGGGCTATTTGAACGTTCGAAACGCATTGAGACAGATTCACGCGTTCGGCGCGATTGCCGTCATCAACGAAAATGATTCCGTGGCGGTATCGGAACTGAAGACGACGTTCGGCGACAACGATCGATTGGCCGCCCAGGTCGCCGGACTGCTGGTCGATGCGATTGTCATCATTCTGTCTGATATCGAGGGTCTGTTTGACGGCCACCCCAACGACAAGGCCAGCAGGCGGATCGATGTGGTCGACTCAATCGATGAAACCGTTTTGGGTTTTGCCGATGACAAGAAAAGCAACAGCAGCAAAGGCGGCATGGCCAGCAAGTTAAAGGCTGCGGAATTGGCAACCAGCCACGGCCACCCAGTCATCATCGCACCGGGTCGTGACGATGATGTGCTGGACAAAATCTTTGCCGGCGAACCGATCGGTACGCTGTTCCTTCCGCTGGAGAATAACATCCGAGGTCGGCGGCGATGGATCGGTGCGGCTGCGCACTTGGGTGGAAGTCTGCAACTGGATGCCGGAGCCGCCAATGCACTGATCAACCGGGGCAGCAGCCTGTTGGCCGTCGGCGTGACGGGAGTCGTCGGATCGTTTGGCGCCGGCAGCATTGTCGCGATGCTGGACCCCGATGGAAAGGAAATTGCGCGTGGGCTTTGCAACTATCGATCATCCGACGTGCTAAAAATCTTGGGCCAACCCAGCGATCGCATCAGTGACCTGCTGGGCAAGTCATCGTATGAAAACGTCGTCCATCGCGACAATCTGGTGCTGTCGTAG
- a CDS encoding tetratricopeptide repeat protein, whose product MACFCVDASVATAQSDAGQAVDDLSKEDYSVRQNATIQMWKDHEGSREVVQQAARNPDPEISGRAQWILRQWRRGALPDMPPEVSRLLQGSDQPAAVERLLEAGQFLAAVVAVEESAGTVDRESIQRRVNASLNRRFPIYIHQAMQSESLPHLLNLLDLVADSAETAACRLEMMRLMSIPITDDNRLPASAANWPIGLRDSVSVMLLVKLGQYDEAVAAARSSGDESLLTTCMMVASKWREIADAESELAQKEKIGSAEHSLHWCRTLAAADRAGDPILFDEAVKQIVAPEACELPMVIDMRWKSLASHGRTAQALSILDGHSPEDAASLSMDASDFKHALDVMGYPIDRIDIDYVDWIANALKSQHDAGQQRLAPEMRRLLVLMQCLISVGRDDTAWVIAKQLCESDQRIGVQTQHRLREYVLTSLTTTKRTDWIPVLAVDPSDRSVSPDSLEITAGVLPDADGTTIEIVMDSLERIDPTSTVDQRFLEACQLLEGIVPQGFDAQVDFDKFFDSVTRPLSTTAMRGLRGRGIPIQANLNIALMFSRLGQTQHASGCLRKLAESGDTAALFRMGEQALDSGRTEIASQLFDLVYRKIQSQSRIGGIDDVALALKAVVGKWTIARRSGDKEAAAQLEHELQLALCTPYSQTRNTLASYLTEREENDLAIQTYRSLLPIKIFGSNDSIDFYSVARGFALAARDAFPDESARWFDLAVLRSIESDGFRAGAFVTLPVYVCRWAIEAAVASGNHDVAAKQIDRLLSLDPLDIDLAERLLPTMREAGMTDLADQTLDRVMDRGIEYSKNFPMDAMMANNLAWVAAMNKRRLSEARELSEAAVRVEPDSAIYRDTLAEILFLVGEKDQALKIETGCLLDDPGQWHLHEQVKRFSVR is encoded by the coding sequence ATCTCCGGGCGTGCCCAATGGATCCTTCGCCAATGGCGTCGAGGCGCGTTGCCCGATATGCCACCCGAAGTGTCACGTTTGTTGCAGGGCAGCGATCAACCCGCTGCCGTCGAACGGTTGCTCGAAGCCGGTCAGTTCTTGGCGGCCGTTGTCGCGGTGGAAGAATCCGCCGGCACCGTCGATCGAGAATCGATTCAACGTCGCGTCAACGCATCCTTGAATCGTCGGTTCCCGATCTACATTCATCAAGCAATGCAGAGCGAATCGCTGCCGCACTTGTTGAACTTACTGGACTTGGTGGCGGACTCTGCCGAAACCGCAGCATGTCGTCTAGAGATGATGCGGCTCATGTCGATTCCGATCACGGACGACAACCGCCTTCCAGCGTCTGCTGCGAACTGGCCGATTGGACTGCGAGATTCGGTGTCGGTGATGCTGCTGGTCAAACTTGGACAGTACGACGAAGCCGTTGCCGCGGCACGCAGCAGCGGTGACGAATCGCTGCTGACAACTTGCATGATGGTAGCTTCGAAATGGCGAGAGATCGCCGACGCGGAATCCGAATTGGCGCAGAAGGAAAAAATCGGGTCGGCGGAGCATTCGCTGCATTGGTGTCGAACGCTCGCAGCGGCAGACCGTGCAGGTGACCCGATCCTGTTTGATGAAGCGGTGAAGCAAATCGTTGCACCCGAGGCATGTGAATTGCCAATGGTGATCGACATGCGATGGAAATCTTTGGCCAGCCATGGACGCACCGCCCAGGCTCTTTCGATCCTTGATGGACATAGCCCCGAGGACGCAGCGTCACTTTCGATGGATGCTTCCGATTTCAAGCATGCACTGGACGTTATGGGCTATCCGATCGACAGGATCGACATCGACTATGTCGATTGGATTGCCAACGCCTTGAAGAGTCAGCACGACGCCGGTCAACAACGATTGGCGCCCGAGATGCGGCGATTGTTGGTATTGATGCAGTGTTTGATATCGGTCGGACGTGACGATACGGCGTGGGTTATCGCCAAGCAGTTGTGCGAATCCGATCAAAGGATCGGCGTTCAAACACAGCATCGACTCAGAGAGTACGTTCTAACTTCGCTAACCACGACGAAGCGAACCGATTGGATTCCGGTCTTAGCGGTCGATCCGAGTGACCGATCCGTATCGCCGGATAGTTTGGAAATCACCGCCGGCGTGCTTCCAGATGCTGATGGTACGACAATCGAAATCGTGATGGACTCGCTGGAAAGGATCGATCCGACTTCCACGGTTGACCAACGCTTCTTGGAGGCTTGTCAATTATTGGAAGGGATCGTTCCCCAAGGCTTCGACGCCCAGGTTGATTTTGACAAGTTCTTCGATTCGGTGACGCGTCCGCTCTCTACAACGGCCATGCGAGGGTTGCGTGGACGTGGAATTCCCATTCAAGCCAATCTGAACATTGCATTGATGTTTTCGCGATTGGGGCAAACGCAACACGCGTCGGGATGCCTGCGTAAGCTAGCCGAATCCGGTGACACCGCGGCGTTGTTTCGCATGGGCGAGCAGGCGCTCGATTCCGGTCGCACTGAGATCGCATCGCAACTGTTTGATCTGGTGTATCGAAAGATCCAATCGCAAAGTCGCATCGGCGGCATCGACGATGTTGCCCTGGCACTCAAGGCAGTCGTTGGCAAATGGACGATCGCGCGGCGCAGCGGTGACAAAGAGGCGGCAGCTCAATTGGAACACGAACTTCAACTGGCACTCTGCACTCCTTATTCTCAAACGCGCAACACGCTGGCGAGCTATCTGACGGAACGAGAAGAGAATGACTTGGCAATTCAGACCTATCGCAGTCTGCTGCCGATCAAGATATTTGGAAGCAACGATTCGATCGATTTCTATTCAGTGGCTCGCGGCTTCGCCTTGGCGGCACGAGACGCTTTTCCTGACGAGTCGGCTCGATGGTTCGACCTGGCTGTACTTCGCTCGATCGAGTCCGATGGCTTTCGCGCCGGTGCGTTCGTTACCCTGCCGGTCTATGTTTGCCGCTGGGCGATCGAGGCTGCTGTCGCAAGCGGCAACCACGACGTTGCGGCGAAACAGATCGACCGTTTATTGTCGCTTGATCCGCTGGACATCGACTTGGCCGAACGTTTGTTGCCAACGATGCGAGAAGCCGGAATGACCGATTTGGCGGACCAAACACTCGATCGAGTCATGGATCGCGGAATCGAATATTCAAAGAACTTTCCGATGGACGCGATGATGGCGAACAACTTGGCGTGGGTTGCCGCGATGAACAAGAGGCGACTGTCCGAGGCGCGGGAATTATCGGAAGCAGCAGTTCGTGTCGAACCCGATAGCGCAATCTATCGCGATACGTTGGCTGAAATTTTGTTCTTGGTTGGCGAAAAAGATCAGGCGTTAAAGATCGAAACGGGTTGCCTGTTGGATGATCCCGGCCAGTGGCATCTTCACGAACAGGTCAAACGGTTCTCGGTCCGTTAG